Within Vespula vulgaris chromosome 23, iyVesVulg1.1, whole genome shotgun sequence, the genomic segment ttttctcctatTAAATCGGTATGAAAATTTTCCTATTAAATCGGTATGAAATCGATTCGACGGTACGATCGCACGAGAGCGTTCGACGTCGGAGTCAACGACCACACCTGTGGCGTCGTTTGGGAACGCCGCTGTGGAGTAACGCGTGACCGACAGTGAGTGGGATGCTGCCGTTCGAGAGTATTATACTGTTTTCCAtgctctcctttctttttcgttaggcacgagagcgaaaaagagaaagagagaaagagatcgacgTGTTCGCATTCACGAAGAACGAATCGATTCTCGTCCCCTCGAACGTTTTCCGGATCGTTAGGCAGCGTATCAGAGCCGGCCGAGCACCgactcgttctttcgttctttcgtacGCGTCCAACTCCGAGGCAGAACCATCTCGTCCTTCTCCTCTCCGATCGGAAATgaaaacgagaaggaaagcCGTCTCGTCCGCGCtacttctcctctcttttctctctttcgtacgaCTGCGAGATGACGGCTCGATAAGGGAGAAGAgacgacgaaagaaaggaaggaaaaaaaattgaaaaaaaaaaaaaataggaagaaaaaatcagTTACATCGAAGGAAATGGTCGATTCGTTCCTCGGAGCAAAAAAGATTCTTGCCTGATATCTCGCGAGActagttcttcttttttttattatttcttttatctatttcctATAGGACGTTCTACGAGAAGATCGTAGCTTATCGCGGATCGAGCGAGTTCTTGCAAGAGGAGTAATATCGAAGGAACGTGCAAGTACTTGGGTCGACTCGTGACGGAAAAGTAACGTGCGCAAAGAGTGACGTTCGACTACGATGCGTTGGAAAGTGTGTGACGTTCCGCGAGATCGTGAAAGACACGCGATAGGAACGACTTCCTTTGACATTGAACGACGATGACATCAGACCGAACGACTCACCGACTCGAGCGTTAACTCGCGAAGACGATTCCTGTTCGTAGGAATTCGAACggaaagaaacgattttaataGAGATGCCGTAGATACGACGAGGCACGAgacgagagaataaaaaatatttgaggaaggaagaagactCACCGGAAGGacgtacttcttcttcttcttctgctcttctttctctctttatcctagACAGGCAGCTCGTTGCCCTGCAACCGTGTCCTCGAATTCCAGAAGGATAAAGAAGGCTTACAGGAATGACTGAGGCACTACTCGATCGGGACACGAGATACTCGCGTGACGCGAGGAGGAACGAGCGTGTGCGTTAAGCCGGTCGCGCACTTTGGCATAAAACGCGCCACGATCGCGTCGCACggtcgcgcgcgcgcgcgatctCCCGAAGAGGTTAGGCGCAGGgaggagggaaaaagagggaCTGTTGGAAGGgagatggaaaataaaaagggtgGAGGCTGGTTAttaggaggaggatgaggatgaggatgaggatgatgacgacgacgacgacgacgacgacgatgataaaaggaaaggaatcGCGCAAGGAACGCGTAAGGAGGAAGAGATGTGCGCGACCGAGAAGACAGAGAGGGAAATAGTCTGGGGAaagggaaggaggaagagggagagagagagaaaaatagatagataggtcggatgaaaggagagagacggacggacggacggagacagagagacagagaaagagagagagagagagagagaaatccgGCGCAccgcgcgcacgcacgcacgcactcgTGCCCGGCCGGGACGTCAGCTCGAGTGGTGCGCGATACGACGATATCGATACGGGCCTCGGGCCGCCATGCACTAACCGTCCAGACGGTTTACTCGCCCGTATTCCTGCGCATGTTCCCCTTCGCTCGATGCGCGCGCATCGCTCGCGACCTCCCCACCCCCTCGTTTCTGCGCCGCAACACGAACGCCTCTAGCGACGATTTCTTCAAACTGCTAGTCCTTGACTCTCTTACTCCCCCGCTCGCTGTTATCGACTCtagatgttttttctttcttctttacccATACGGATCCTTTACCTGATGGTCAATGAAATACGATCGTTAATATTATCGACTCGactcgttcgataaaaaaacgCGAGGACGATAACGCATCGCAGATGCATTATCGACCTCGAAAAAAACTAGATACGTAAGCTTCGattgtttacattttttttaattttttataatttctttcctgAACGTTTTACGATCCATACGATTCCGTATAATGatcgtatgaaataaaaaatatttcgattactttcaacagatataaatatattaatatcatttttaagcTTTCTACGTAATCTTACAATAGTATAGTAATGTATAAACAACGAGGGACCTAGGAAAATATGAAGTGTGataaattatgtatacatatacatttacaactaaaataattataaaacctTACGCGATACGTTGTAAAAATTgggtgataaaaaaaaataaaataggacCCTACGATAAAACgacgataaagaaattatacattatatgaaaataaagatattataataattgatccCACTTTTGTATACTTTATTCCACCACCAATTCGTGATGATCGATCTCTTGGAAAGTTTCGTTGATACTTTTGACCCATTCTTCCATTCTGCGTACTTCGTGTTCCTTCAATTTtccatgtttttttctttttttctctgttgcgtgaatattattttcttcgtcttcctcgCTGTCGctttcattgaaattaaatcTGACTTTACGTTTCCTCTTGTACGAACGCGTAGGAGgctaaataaatatcgaagtaaatatattaatctctCGAAGATAGCACgagatatgataatattataacgataCAAACCTGTGTAAAGTGAGTAGGCTCGAGATCGGTAAACAATGATATATCTACTGAGTcattctttacttcttttacttctcccAAAACATCGAAAGTATCCGAAAAAGCGGCTGTATCTATGAGCTTATTTTTCGTCTCGGGTAAAGGTTCTTCTGCTTTACCTTTTTCGTTGTTCTCGCCAACCTTTACTTTTTTTGGCAcggtatctttttttatttcttttagtgAATATCTCATAGGAAATGCCgactttcttttcgtttcttctacattcgttttcaaaatatttttatcttgtaCATCGTTACTCGTTAAATCAGAATAAATTGGTGATATATCTAAGATCGTATCGCCAATATCTTCGTTAAATCCAAAAGCATTATCCAATCCCATATGTTTTGTATCGTTTATCGTTTTAATAGACTTAATGGGTTTACCGCTAATAGGCGTAGATTGTGCATCACCGAAAATACCATGAGCCGTATTTATTCTAGTACTCTGAGGCATTTCCGTTATGTTTAAGAAAGCatttaaatttgtttgttGTAGCGGTTTTTGACTCGGAGATTTAAATTTTTGCAAGCCCGACGGTCCTGGTTGGGGTTCAAAAATTTCCGTACTTTGCTCCTGCTTTTCTTCTTGACCGTGTGGCAAAGAACCACTGCGATTAAATGTTTGTGTACTAACTAATAGtgattgtatatttgaattttccttATCCTTTATATGTCTTTTTTTACGTAAAGGAGAAGAATTTGTATCTGTAACTTTTCTCAATctgtttcttaaaaatttcttagatTTTGAAGGAGATTTAGGAGCagcattttctttatcttctgtTGTATCGTTGAACGTGGAAGAATCCATTGATGTAGTATTCTGTAATCCTTGTATTCCAGTTGTATTCTGCAAATCCTTATTTGAAACTcttaattctttattatttgcCATTTCTTCGTACTGCTCAGTAATCACAGTATTGTTGTTTATTGATACAGAATTATCTAAATTTGTAATCTCTGTGCCAAATTTCCTAATGGCTTGTCCAACTTTCCTGTTtacgtaattaaatttttcacaaGTTTTTTGCCTGTTTATatcttcattaattatttctgaTACGTCATTCTTTTTAATAGTCTCCAAGCATTTTGTAGCTTGATCTTTTGtactttgtttaattttacCTTGTAATATCTCCAGTGTCCTAGGTTGTGGCGTACTTTGGAATAGATTCTTCACTTGAGAAAAAGTATTCAACGATGATAATCTCCAAGGACTACCTACATCAAAATTTACGGATGTTTTTTTAATCGGTGACAAAGACTTACTAATTAAAGAATCatttatcgtattttcttGATGTGACTTAATTCTATTACAAAAGATACTAGTTTTTCTAAATGGAGCAAAATTATCTGGCTTTGATTTTAATGGCGTATCAAGtaacaaaatttcattattattaaggTTTTCGATAGGAATTACAGTAGGTTTTGATACAGTAATCTCTGGATGCTTTTTCGTATCTTCAGCTTGTGTTGATAGTGATTGATTCGCTTCTAAATTTTGCACATTATTAGATTCAGCttcaaatttgttattatcagCAGTTGGCAGTAATTCATTTTGATCTTCAATGTCACCTTCAGATTTCTCTACAATATCAGTAGAAGGTAATAACACATGCTTTTGTTCATTATTAtcttcaattttctctttagTACATAACGATATTATATCACTTGACAATCTTTCTATAACCACTCTTGCTACCTTTTTCTGTCTAGGACGTTTagttttttttactctcttttgtCCCACACGATTAACGAtacgtctttttcttttccctgtcaatttttctttagagtCATTCTCATCaaatttaaaatcatatatatcacTCATATTTCTTAAAGATTCTTCATTAAGTTTCACAGATTTATACACAGGCAACTTTAACTTATCACTCACTGCTggttcattttttaattctgtATCTTTTTGCTGCTGAGATACAATATTTGTTTGCTGTAACACAGAATCCTCGCAATAATTCCTACACTCTTTTCTTGGACGAAGTCGTTTGGACAAAGCCTCCTGATTTGAAAAGGATTCTTTTAGAGACATTTGTCGAAAACTTGATGTCTTATTTTTTAGCTTCACTCCCTCTGGAatgtttgcttttttcttactACTTAAAACTATGCGTTTTGTACTTCTAGTTTCAGtagtactttttcttttagatcttgatacaatctctttctcttctttccctttaatcatttctattttgatTAAATCAGATTTTTTAGATGTTGATCTTAAGGTTTTCATAGctgtctttttatttgtcattGCAGTATCAGATTTTATCGTagatttattaatcttattagaTGTTCTGTTGGTTGACGTCTTGCCAGACCTTAAGTTTCTTCCACTTGCCTTCATCATCACTGATAACTCTTGAGAAAACAgatactttttatctttcttatttgtaaaactgcaaaataaaaagatataataataataataatataatgatctCATGTTTTTAATTGACTTACATAAAGAACCAAAATAATATGTagtttatttgtatatattatatttttggtTGTATAATTTGGTCGATGATAAAATcataaacttttaaaaaaaatggtataaaataaaaatttgagaaaaagTCAAGGCAATTACAAGACCAAATTACACAAAATAATTCACAACTTTCATCGTTCTCAATGTTTTCTCGTGCTACTTTTGTATACATGTAACACGCAATATGTTGTGCGTAATATAATCGTGGGATGGAAAATGTCAATGCCATATATACAGTAAACTTACTTTTTGCAACGCTTCTCAAAAGTTCTGCTACGTGATTGGGCGaagatcattttatttcgCTACAAGTAAATCACTGAGAAACGATTTTACGAACTCTCCTCAATTTGAAACGTAAATCCTTTGTTATAAAATGGCGTCACTTCTACCACACGCTAGTTAATTACGCATGCGTCGAATATGTGCAACGCGGCCCAATGCCGCCATTACATTTTTAGATACACTACTGCCATCTACCGCGCGTATCtacttcaaaataaaataacaataaaacgtAACAACATGCAATAAACGTAACATATcgaaatttgataataaataacaagcAAAATAActagataattatataacactACTTCTAAATATATCTTAAGTCTCATCCTAAAATGATAATCCTTAAAAGtgagt encodes:
- the LOC127071856 gene encoding uncharacterized protein LOC127071856 isoform X1 gives rise to the protein MIFAQSRSRTFEKRCKNFTNKKDKKYLFSQELSVMMKASGRNLRSGKTSTNRTSNKINKSTIKSDTAMTNKKTAMKTLRSTSKKSDLIKIEMIKGKEEKEIVSRSKRKSTTETRSTKRIVLSSKKKANIPEGVKLKNKTSSFRQMSLKESFSNQEALSKRLRPRKECRNYCEDSVLQQTNIVSQQQKDTELKNEPAVSDKLKLPVYKSVKLNEESLRNMSDIYDFKFDENDSKEKLTGKRKRRIVNRVGQKRVKKTKRPRQKKVARVVIERLSSDIISLCTKEKIEDNNEQKHVLLPSTDIVEKSEGDIEDQNELLPTADNNKFEAESNNVQNLEANQSLSTQAEDTKKHPEITVSKPTVIPIENLNNNEILLLDTPLKSKPDNFAPFRKTSIFCNRIKSHQENTINDSLISKSLSPIKKTSVNFDVGSPWRLSSLNTFSQVKNLFQSTPQPRTLEILQGKIKQSTKDQATKCLETIKKNDVSEIINEDINRQKTCEKFNYVNRKVGQAIRKFGTEITNLDNSVSINNNTVITEQYEEMANNKELRVSNKDLQNTTGIQGLQNTTSMDSSTFNDTTEDKENAAPKSPSKSKKFLRNRLRKVTDTNSSPLRKKRHIKDKENSNIQSLLVSTQTFNRSGSLPHGQEEKQEQSTEIFEPQPGPSGLQKFKSPSQKPLQQTNLNAFLNITEMPQSTRINTAHGIFGDAQSTPISGKPIKSIKTINDTKHMGLDNAFGFNEDIGDTILDISPIYSDLTSNDVQDKNILKTNVEETKRKSAFPMRYSLKEIKKDTVPKKVKVGENNEKGKAEEPLPETKNKLIDTAAFSDTFDVLGEVKEVKNDSVDISLFTDLEPTHFTQPPTRSYKRKRKVRFNFNESDSEEDEENNIHATEKKRKKHGKLKEHEVRRMEEWVKSINETFQEIDHHELVVE
- the LOC127071856 gene encoding uncharacterized protein LOC127071856 isoform X2, with translation MMKASGRNLRSGKTSTNRTSNKINKSTIKSDTAMTNKKTAMKTLRSTSKKSDLIKIEMIKGKEEKEIVSRSKRKSTTETRSTKRIVLSSKKKANIPEGVKLKNKTSSFRQMSLKESFSNQEALSKRLRPRKECRNYCEDSVLQQTNIVSQQQKDTELKNEPAVSDKLKLPVYKSVKLNEESLRNMSDIYDFKFDENDSKEKLTGKRKRRIVNRVGQKRVKKTKRPRQKKVARVVIERLSSDIISLCTKEKIEDNNEQKHVLLPSTDIVEKSEGDIEDQNELLPTADNNKFEAESNNVQNLEANQSLSTQAEDTKKHPEITVSKPTVIPIENLNNNEILLLDTPLKSKPDNFAPFRKTSIFCNRIKSHQENTINDSLISKSLSPIKKTSVNFDVGSPWRLSSLNTFSQVKNLFQSTPQPRTLEILQGKIKQSTKDQATKCLETIKKNDVSEIINEDINRQKTCEKFNYVNRKVGQAIRKFGTEITNLDNSVSINNNTVITEQYEEMANNKELRVSNKDLQNTTGIQGLQNTTSMDSSTFNDTTEDKENAAPKSPSKSKKFLRNRLRKVTDTNSSPLRKKRHIKDKENSNIQSLLVSTQTFNRSGSLPHGQEEKQEQSTEIFEPQPGPSGLQKFKSPSQKPLQQTNLNAFLNITEMPQSTRINTAHGIFGDAQSTPISGKPIKSIKTINDTKHMGLDNAFGFNEDIGDTILDISPIYSDLTSNDVQDKNILKTNVEETKRKSAFPMRYSLKEIKKDTVPKKVKVGENNEKGKAEEPLPETKNKLIDTAAFSDTFDVLGEVKEVKNDSVDISLFTDLEPTHFTQPPTRSYKRKRKVRFNFNESDSEEDEENNIHATEKKRKKHGKLKEHEVRRMEEWVKSINETFQEIDHHELVVE